The Spirosoma radiotolerans genome has a window encoding:
- a CDS encoding complex I subunit 4 family protein, translated as MLTLFLILYPAIAATLIFLIGGERIKQVALIAALIELALAVYSFFIFKPDASSQFGFDYPWIESLGIRLSAGIDGISVLLVLLTGLLVPFIILSTFDRTYKQPATFYALMLFMQAALMGVFTARDGFLFYFFFEAALIPIYFLAAMWGGENRIPVTFKFFVYTIFGSLFMLIALVYLYYQTPAVNGSAHSSAIADFYKLQLTPQAQNWIFWAFFIAFAIKMPVFPFHTWQPDTYVESPTPATMLLAGIMLKMGVYGLIRFILPIVPLGVENWGRTAIVLAVIGIIYGAIIAIRQRDMKRLIAYSSFSHVGLMAAGVFSQTETGMQGALVQMLAHGINVVGLFFVADIIFSRTSTRQLDQLGGITQSTPKLTVYFLIMLLGSVALPLTNGFIGEFLLLHGVFTYNHYLGLAAGFTIIFGAVYMLRMFQKSMFGPTSPRTESFADLTTTESWVFIPLVVLVFWIGVYPHTFLNVTEPAVANLMKYIGTTSVSMK; from the coding sequence ATGCTTACTCTATTTCTTATTCTTTACCCTGCCATAGCGGCCACCCTGATTTTTCTGATTGGGGGAGAGCGAATAAAACAGGTAGCGTTGATCGCTGCGCTGATTGAACTAGCGCTGGCTGTCTATTCCTTTTTCATCTTTAAACCCGATGCCAGTTCTCAGTTTGGGTTCGATTATCCGTGGATCGAGTCGTTGGGTATTCGACTAAGCGCGGGTATCGACGGCATAAGTGTCTTGCTGGTGTTGCTGACTGGGCTGCTGGTTCCGTTCATTATCCTCTCGACCTTTGACCGGACCTATAAACAACCCGCCACGTTCTACGCGCTGATGCTGTTTATGCAGGCGGCTTTAATGGGCGTGTTCACGGCTCGCGATGGCTTTTTATTTTACTTTTTCTTCGAAGCGGCTCTGATCCCGATTTACTTTCTGGCGGCTATGTGGGGCGGAGAAAACCGGATTCCCGTTACCTTCAAATTTTTCGTTTATACCATCTTCGGGAGCCTGTTTATGCTCATTGCGCTGGTGTATTTGTACTATCAAACACCAGCAGTCAATGGATCGGCCCACTCATCGGCCATCGCTGATTTTTACAAGCTACAACTGACACCGCAGGCACAAAACTGGATTTTCTGGGCGTTCTTCATTGCCTTTGCCATCAAAATGCCCGTCTTTCCTTTTCATACCTGGCAGCCTGATACCTACGTTGAATCGCCAACGCCTGCTACTATGCTTCTGGCGGGTATTATGCTCAAAATGGGTGTTTATGGTCTCATCCGGTTTATCCTGCCTATTGTTCCTCTCGGTGTTGAAAACTGGGGTAGAACAGCCATTGTGCTAGCTGTTATTGGCATTATTTACGGAGCGATCATTGCCATTCGCCAGCGCGATATGAAGCGACTGATTGCTTATTCGTCGTTTTCGCACGTTGGCCTGATGGCGGCCGGGGTGTTCTCCCAAACCGAAACCGGAATGCAGGGGGCTCTGGTACAAATGCTGGCTCATGGTATCAATGTCGTTGGCTTGTTCTTTGTCGCCGACATTATCTTTTCCCGAACCAGCACCCGTCAGCTCGACCAGCTCGGGGGTATTACACAGTCGACGCCTAAGCTGACCGTGTACTTCCTGATTATGTTGCTGGGAAGTGTGGCTTTACCGCTTACAAACGGATTTATCGGTGAGTTTTTGCTGCTGCACGGCGTCTTCACCTACAACCATTACCTGGGTTTAGCAGCTGGGTTCACCATCATCTTTGGTGCGGTATACATGCTTCGAATGTTTCAGAAGAGTATGTTCGGCCCCACATCGCCCCGTACAGAATCGTTTGCCGATCTGACCACCACAGAAAGCTGGGTGTTTATCCCGCTGGTTGTGCTCGTTTTCTGGATCGGTGTTTACCCACATACATTCCTTAACGTAACCGAACCTGCCGTGGCGAACCTGATGAAATACATCGGTACAACGTCAGTTTCCATGAAATAA